The DNA window GTTAACAGCCTTAAGGTCAACAAAGCCTGTGAACAGCTAGCGCATAGTAATGAGCCAATTACTGAAATATGTTTTTCGGTTGGGTTTAACAATATCGCCAACTTTAATCGCCGTTTTTATGATCTTAAGAAAATGACCCCCTCTGAATATCGAAAAACTTCATCAGATAGCCTCTATCGGGACTAAATCAGCAATAAAAAGCCTGCCAGTCTTGTTTAAAAAACAAACTACAATCAAATAGTTCGAGCCACTAAACTCGATATGTCGATTTAACAATCCGTAAAAATAAATACTTTTTCGCGTCTGACCAGTTAACTCATCCCATTAAATAACAATAGGTTAATTAAGTTAAAATAAAAAAACAATCTAGATCAAACAAAAAAACAACAAAAAAGTATAGATCTTGGTAAGACTGTGTATTTGTTCACTCGTTAAACACATGCTGTAATGCCATGGCTCATACACAGAAGATGACGAATGACTGGGTATTAGTAAATACATAGAAATTACCTATAACAATAAATAGAGGTTTGAATATGACAATCAAGCGTATCCTTCCTGCGATTTTGGGCGCTGGCATCGCAGCTTCCATTCCACTAGCAGAAGCAGCAACAACTATCACCATTGGCACCGTAAACAACGGTGATATGGTCCGAATGCAGGGTTTTACTGGTGAGTTTGAACAAAGCCACCCGGATATTAAACTAAAGTGGGTAGTTCTTGAAGAGAACGTGCTGCGCCAACGTTTAACCACAGATATTGCCACTCAAGGTGGTCAGTTTGATGTGATGACGATTGGTGCATATGAAGCGCCGATCTGGGGTAAAAAAGGCTGGTTAACCGCCATGGACAACCTGCCTGCTGCTTATGATGTTGACGACATCTTTCCGGCGGTAAAAGGCGCACTGTCTGCCGATGGCACCTTGTACGCACTACCTTTTTACGCAGAAAGCTCAATGACTTACTATCGTAAGGATCTGTTTGAAAAGAATGGTCTAGTGATGCCTAACCAACCTAGTTGGGATCAGGTAATGAGCTTTGCTCAAAAGCTGCATAAGCCAGACCAGGGTCAATACGGGATTTGTCTGCGCGGTAAAGCTGGCTGGGGCGAAAACATGGCATTAATTACGACGATGTCTAATGCTCATGGTGCGCGTTGGTTTGACGAAAATTGGAAGCCTGAATTTACTGGCCCAGAATGGACTAAAACACTTAGTTTATACGTTGACCTGCTAGGTAAATACGGACCTCCAGGTGCTGCTGCTAATGGCTTCAACGAAAACTTAGCCCTATTTAACAGTGGCAAGTGTGGCATGTGGGTTGATGCAACAGTCGCTGGTGCCTTTGTAACGGATAAGTCGCAAAGTAAAGTTGCTGATGATGTTGGTTTTGCCTTGGCTCCTCAACAAGTTACTAGTAAAGGGGCTGGCTGGCTCTGGTCTTGGGCGCTAGCAGTGCCAACAAGCTCTGACGCCAAAGAAGCTGCAACCGCCTTTGTTACTTGGGCCACCTCTAAAGAATACGGCCAATTGGTCGCTGCTAAGAGTGGTATTGCTAAAGTTCCTCCGGGCACTCGTGCATCAACCTATGACAATGCTCAATATATGGCTGCGGCACCTTTTGCTGCCAAAACACTTGAATCGTTAAACAAAGCAGACGCCAATGACGCGACGTTAAAACCCGTGCCTTATGTCGGTGTCCAGTTTGCGGCAATTCCAGAATTTCAGTCAATTGCTACGCAAGTAGGCAAGCTGTTTTCTGGTGCCCTAGCCGGTTCAATGAGCGTTGAGAAAGCCCTAAAAAGCGCACAACGTGTTACAACTCGCGAAATGAAACGTGCTCGTTACTACAAGTAACCGCTAAGTTTAATCTGCGTTTTATCCATGCACTGTAATTGCCGATGGCAGTTTACAGTGCATACCTTTCAGGCTATTAGCCTAATCTGTATTGTGTGAGTTTGCTATGAATACAACCACCTTAAAGCAAGATGTAACCAACACATCGACCAGCAAGGAAAGTCTCACGGGAATAGCCAAGCAAAATGCCAAGATGAGCCGATACATGGTATCGCCGTCAGTATTCGTATTAATGCTTTGGATGATTGTTCCACTGTCGATGACAATCTATTTTTCTTTAATCCGCTATAATTTGCTCTACCCCAACGACAATGGTTTTGTTGGCTTAGAGAATTTTGAATTTTTCCTCACCGACGAAAGTTTTGGTGCAGGCATGAGCAACACCCTGATATTGGTCGGTGCAGTTTTGTTGATCACTGTCATATTCGGGGTCCTTATATCGGTGTTAGTTAATCAGCCATTTTGGGGCCAAGGCATTGTCCGGGTCATGCTGATTTCACCTTTTTTCATTATGCCAACGGTTAACGCGCTGGTTTGGAAAAATTTACTGCTAGATCCTGTCGCTGGGGTGTTTACCGCGATTTGGAAATTCTTTGGTGCCCAGCCGATCGACTGGTTTACTGATTACCCCTTATTCTCAATTGTTATGATTGTTTCTTGGCAGTGGCTGCCCTTCGCTATTTTAATTTTGATGACCGCGCTGCAATCTTTAGATCAAGAACAACAAGAAGCCGCACGTCTTGATGGTGCTGGTCCTTGGGCGTTATTTCGCCACCTGACTCTGCCTCATTTAGCGCGACCAATCGCAGTAGTGGTAATGATCGAAACGATCTTTTTACTGTCGATTTTTGCCGAAATATTTACCACCACCGGTGGTGGTCCAGGCTACGAAACAACCAATTTGGCCTATTTAATTTATAGCCAAGCATTATTGCAATTTGACGTCGGCTTAGCTTCTGCCGGTGGTTTAATCGCAGTGTTACTGGCCAATATTGCCGCCTTCTTCCTCGTGCGGTTGGTTGGCAAAAGCCTGACCGAAAAGTAACTGATACTAAAGGTGATTTTATGTTAAACCTCAAACAACGTCGACGCATTCAAACGATTGCCATGGGCACTCTGGCTTGGATAGTGGCACTGACGATATTCTTCCCGATTTTCTGGATGATCCTAACCAGTTTTAAGACGGAGATTGATGCATTTGCTTCTCCGCCTCAGCTGATATTTAGCCCGACGTTGGAAAACTACATTTCGATTAATGATCGCAGTGACTATTTTCACTTCGCTTGGAACTCAGTAGTAGTGGCATTTGGTTCAACCATTATTGGCATGCTTATCGCGGTACCAGCGGCTTATTCAATGGCATTTTTTGAAACTAAGCGCACCAAGTCAACCTTACTGTGGATGTTATCAACCAAGATGCTGCCGCCAGTTGGCGTGCTAGTACCAATCTACTTGCTGTTTAGAGATTTGGGCTTACTTGACACCCGTCTCGGCCTAGTAATTATTTACACCCTAATCAACTTGCCGATTATGGTCTGGATGGCTTACACCTATTTCAAGGAAATCCCTAAAGACATTCTTGAGGCAGCCCGCATGGACGGCGCAACACTGTTGCAAGAAATCTGGCGCGTTTTGTTGCCAATGAGCAAAGGCGGACTTGCGTCGACGGTATTGTTGTCGTTAATTCTCAGCTGGAACGAAGCCTTTTGGTCGCTCAACCTAACTGCTTCAGAAGCAGCACCACTTACTGCGCTAGTCGCTTCATATTCTAGTCCTGAGGGACTGTTCTGGGCCAAGTTGTCGGCCGTATCAACGTTGGCCTGTGCGCCAATTCTAATTTTTGGCTGGGTCAGTCAAAAACAGTTGGTTCGCGGTTTGTCTTTCGGTGCAGTTAAATAATTAAGGTAGTCACATGGCTGATTTAACAATAAAAAATCTAAAAAAATCTTACGGTAATGTCGAAGTACTTAAAGGCATCAACCTTGAGATTACTGATAACGAGTTTGTAGTATTTGTTGGTCCTTCCGGCTGCGGAAAATCAACACTGCTGCGCTCAATTGCTGGTTTAGAAGAAGTGTCGAGCGGTAAAATATTTCTCGACAGTAAAGAGATCACCGAACTGGCCCCGGCCAAACGTGATTTGGCAATGGTATTCCAAAGTTATGCGCTTTACCCACATATGTCGGTACGTAAAAACATGTCTTTCGCCTTGGAACTAGCGGGTCTGGATAAAAAAACGATCAATGATAAAGTTGAGGATGCTGCTCGTATTTTAGAGTTAGAACCACTGCTTGAGCGTAAACCCAAAGACTTGTCTGGTGGTCAACGCCAACGTGTCGCCATTGGCCGTTCAATTGTGCGCCATCCTAAGGTATTTCTGTTTGATGAGCCACTGTCTAACCTCGATGCCGCCCTGCGGATCCAGATGCGACTAGAGCTAGCTCGCCTGCATCATGATCTTAAAGCCACCATGATTTACGTAACCCATGATCAGGTTGAAGCCATGACGCTAGCTGACAAAGTGGTTGTACTGAACCATGGTCAGATCGAGCAAGTTGGCTCGCCGATGGAGCTTTATCATCACCCAGCTAACAAATTTGTCGCAGGATTTTTAGGCATGCCAAGAATGAGCTTTTTAGAAGGCCAAGTCATTGGTACTGCTCAGGGCGGAGTTAAGGTACAACTTGATTCAGGTTGTACTGTTGAGGTGCCGGTATCTGGTGCAGGCTTGGCCAATGGCAGCAAGGTATCACTGGGCGTGCGACCTGAACATATTCACATTACCAAAGACAATGAAGGCCACTTCAGCGGTGTACTTGATGTTGCTGAACATCTGGGTAGTGATACGTACTGCTATGTAAAAACCGACGCTAAAGAAGCAATTACCGTACGGATCTCTGGTGATTTCTCTTGTAACTTTGGTGACACTGTCAGCCTAAGCCTCGATCTATCGCATTGTCATCTATTTGATGCACAGGGCCAGACCATTCACAAACTAAACCGAGCAGCAGCTTAGCAAAAGAAGCTCCTAACCCCTTATCCGCTCTCACGCCAGTTTCTGTAGCTCAGAAACTGGCGTCGGTGAGTTGTGACTTTTTGATAGCGGCCAATGGGAACTCCAAGGTAAAATTTATGAAATTGAACAATTGTGCATTACCCCAACTAGACAATCAGATAACGCGACCAAGCTACCCTCGTAATTACGACCAGCATGGTATCGTTCATATCGGGGTCGGTGGTTTTCATCGTGCTCATCAAGCCGTTTATACCGAGCGTTTGCTCGAAAGTGGCTGCCAAGGTTGGGCTATCTGCGGCGTAGGTTTACGCGATAGCGATCAAAAGATGCAGCAAATATTAGCCGATCAAGACCATCTCTATACGGTGATGGAACTCGATCATCAGCAAGAAACGGCTGTTAGCGTAATTGGTGCCATCACCAAATTTCTATTTGCGCCTGATAACCCGACAGCGGTAATCGACAAGCTAACCTGCCCACTCGTTCGCATTGTGTCATTAACCATTACCGAAGGTGGTTATAACGTTGACGACAATACTGGCCTGTTTGATCTAAACAACCCAGATATTATCCATGATTTAGAACATCCGACCGAGCCTCGCACAGTATTTGGTTATTTGACCGAAGCATTAGCACAACGTAAAGCGCTAGCACAAAAGCCATTTACGGTAATGTCTTGCGATAACCTGCCACATAATGGTGACGTTGCCCGTAAAGCACTGCTTGCTTTTGCTAATAAAAGAGATGCTGAGTTAGGTGCCTGGATTGAACAGCACGTTAGTTTTCCCAATAGCATGGTTGATCGTATTACCCCGATGACCACCCCTGAACACAGTAAATGGTTAACAGATAATTATGGCATTGAAGATCAATGGCCAGTAATTTGCGAACCTTTTATTCAGTGGGTACTAGAAGATAATTTTTGTAACGGCCGCCCACCTTGGGAACAGGTCGGTGTTCAATTTACGCAAGATGTCACCCCTTATGAAGGCATGAAAATTGGTTTGCTTAACGCTAGCCATTCAGCGATGGGTTACCTAGGTGACTTAGCCGGTTATAACTCGACCAACGAAGTGATGAACGAATCAGGATTTAATACTTTTATTCAACACTTTATGGATAAAGATGTTTCCCCAATCTTGGATGAAATTCCAGGGGTTAATCTTGAACAATACAAACAAACCTTGATTCAACGCTTTTCGAATCAAAAGATGGCAGACCAATTAAGCCGTCTTTGCATGGATGGCTCAAGCAAAATTCCTAAATTTCTGGTGCCTACAATTAATCAATTGATTAAGCAAGATCGGCCGTTAGAGCGAGTAGCCTTGATCATCGCAAGCTGGGCGTTGTATATTAACAGCCAAGATCTTGATAACATAAAGGATCCGATGGCGCAGCGACTTAAAGACGCAGTCAGCGAGCCGCTAGAATTAACGGATAATTTTCTCAATCTACATGATATTTTTGGTCATGAATTAATTAATTCGGACCGCTTTGTTGATGCATTCGAGCGAGCGGTAATGAAAATAGAATCATTTGGTGTCATGGTTAGCCTTGAAGCACTGGATGTAACGTAACTACTAATCAGGGAAGTACCATGTACGAACTTACAAAGTCGGCCTCTTGGCACAAGCTAGAGACTCTCGCTAAAAAAAATAGCGACGATCGCATTGCCGACTATTTTACCGCCGAGCCGCAACGCTTTAATGACATGAGCTTGCGTTTCGGCGGGCTTTTTCTGGACTATTCCAAGAATAAGATAACTAAAGAAGTTCTTGATTCCCTTGTGCAACTGGCGGAACACTCGCCATTGCGTCAACGCCGCGCTCAAATGCTGGCCGGCGACATTATTAATGTTACTGAAAAACGTCCTGTGTTACACATGGCCTTACGTAACCGTGGCAATGAACCGGTCATCGTTAATGGTCAAGATGTAATGCCGGATATTAGGAATGGCTTAGATAAACTAAAAGCATTCAGTGATCAGGTTCGCAGCGGTAATTGGTTTGGTTATTCAGGCAAGCCGATCAAGCATATTGTCAATATTGGCATTGGCGGCTCAGATCTTGGCCCCAACATGGTGTGCCGCGCGTTACTCAATTACAAACATCCAGAGCTTAAATTTCATTTTGTTTCCAACGTCGACGGTTTGCACATTAAAAAAGTGCTCAGCGGGCTAGATCCAGAAACAACTTTGTTCATTGTCTCAACTAAAACTTTTTCAACCCAAGAAACCTTGCTTAACGCCAATAGCGCCAAGCGCTGGTTTATGCAAAGCACGGGTCGGACCGAGGCCCAAATAGGCCAACACTTTGTCGCAGTCTCAACCAATAAACTCGCGGCGTTGGAATTTGGAATTAACCGAGACAATATCTTTGAATTTTGGGCTTGGGTCGGTGGCCGTTACTCGTTATGGTCAAGCATTGGTCTGCCGATTGCACTGAGCATTGGTTATGAAGGTTTCATTGAATTGCTTGAAGGTGCCTATGCGATGGATCGGCACTTTATTGAGGCACCTTTAAGTGAAAATATGCCGGTGCTAATGGCCTTAATCGGGATTTGGAATACCAACTTCCTTGGCGCCGAGACCCAAGCGATCATTCCTTATGATCAGGCATTGCATCAACTGCCCTCTTTTTTGCAACAGCTCGACATGGAAAGCAATGGTAAATCAGTCGACAGCAGCGGTAAACCGGTAGATTACACGACTGGCCCGATTATCTGGGGTCAAACTGGCTCGAATGGTCAGCACGCTTTTTTCCAGCTGCTGCATCAAGGCACCCGTTTTGTACCCATTGATTTTATTGCCTCATTACCCTGCGATAAAGAAAACAAAGACCACCAATTTGCATTACTAACCAATATGTTAGCTCAGGCAAATGCCTTTATGAACGGCGATGTGAAAGCAGGTAAACTTGATTATACGAGCTGCCCGGGCAACCGCCCTAGCAACGTTCTGTTGCTTGATGAACTAAATCCGCATAATCTTGGGGCGCTAATTGCGCTTTATGAACATAAAGTATTTGTGCAAGGCGCCATCTGGAACATTAATTCGTTCGACCAATGGGGCGTGCAATTAGGTAAGCGCTTAGCGACTGAAATTAGTCGTAATATTGAGCTGCAAAGCACCGATTATGATGGCTCAACTCAAGGCCTACTAGAAATAGTCAAGCAGCACCTTGGTCGCTGTGATTCAAGCTCAGATACAACACAATCATCAACCACTACAAAGCAAGGTTAAACAGATGGACAAAGTAATTTCTTTCGGCGAAGCCTTGGTGGACATGTTGTCCACTAAGATTGACAACAAAAACTCAGATAGCCCTGAGGCCTTCATTAAATTCCCTGGCGGTGCCCCAGCTAATGTCGCTGCTGCGATTGGTAAACTTGGCGGACGTAGCTATTTTGCAGGCAAGATCGGTCAAGACATGTTTGGCGACTTCATGCGCGAGTCGCTTGAGCAAGCACAGGTCCGCACCGACTATATATTGCAAACAGATCAAGCTAAAACTGCCCTAGCATTTGTCTCGCTTGATGATGAAGGTGAAAGAAGTTTCGAGTTTTATCGCAGCCCGTCTGCTGATTTGTTATTTACAGCAGATGACTTTAAAGCTGAGTGGTTTACTGAGTCAGGAATTTTTCATTACTGCTCTAACACATTAACTGAAGTGAACATTCAAAACGCGACAATGGCCGGCATTGAACGTGCAAAATCGGCCGGTTTCACGATTAGTTTTGATGTTAACTTACGCGTTAACCTGTGGCCGACTGGCCGTGATCCGTTTGAGCTGATTTGGCAGTGCATCAAGCAATCGGACATCATTAAGGTTTGTGTTGAAGAGCTCGATTTCTTGTGTCGCAATCAAACCAGAGAGCAAGTACTTAAAGAGATGCTAGCGGCTGGCGTGGCGTTAATTTTGGTTACCGATGGCGGCAATTCACTGAACTATTACACTCAGTCGGGTGAAGGCAAGATTACCCCACCTAAAGTGAAAATGGTTGACAGCACCGCCGCTGGCGATGCCTTTATGGGTGGTTTCCTATATGCGTTAGCCGAGCATAATGTCTCTAAAAAAGGACTGACAGCAGTTACTGCTGATATTGCAGCGCTTGAGACAATGCTAAACTTTGGTTGCAGCTGTGGCGCTCATGCGGTTACGCATCAAGGTGCATTTACCTCACTGGCAACCCAGGCCGATCTAGTCGCTTTAAAAGCGAGCTAGACCGACCTGACACCCTAGTGCTGTGATTTAGACCCACAGCCTAGGGCATGTTTAAATATCAGTTTCAATCTCGGAAACTTTGGTTAGCTGTAATTCGGGCCAAGCCTTTTAACAGGCGGTAAATAGCCCACACCCACACCCCAAGCAAAATAAACCAGCCAAAAAACACCCAAACTAAAATCGAACCAACCACCCACAGCCCAAGGCTCCATAAGAAAGTCGAAATAATATTTTGATAATGATCGTAAAAAATACTGTCGCGGGCATCCTCTTTTTTAAGCATGGCCCATACCAGTCCTACCACCCATAAAATACCGGTAAACAGCCCTGCTACCATCAGGCCATAAGCGATTAAGGCATGAGTTTTAGCCGCTTCATCATATGCGCTCATTGATTGATAGCGCTCTGGCGGTTGTAATGACATCAATAGTTTCCTTGTTTTTAAGCGCTCACTCTAAGCCCCGTTGAAGTAGCCATTAGTATATAGCAATAATGACCGTTGCAAGCAACGACAGCACCTTATGAACCAACAGTCTTAAAACTATCACCGGGATGTAATCAAACTGTCATTTTTAACCACTAAATTCTAAACAACTTAACTAATGTCCATTAACACAAGGGCTTGCCGTGCATAACCTCTTACATGAAATTTTAAACTATCAACAAATAACGACATTATTCCAGCCAATTTTTGATGTCGAGTTACAAGAAATTATTGGCTACGAAGCGCTGTCTCGTGGGCCACAGGACTCACCTCTATACTCTGCGAGTCGGTTATTTGAAGTTGCGACCCAGTGCGGATGCTTGTCGCAACTTGAGTTGCTGACCCGAAATCTCGCGATTGAGCGTTTCGCCGCTCAGAAATTGTCTGGCAAATTATTTCTTAATGTCAGTCCAATGTTATTAACTGATCCCAAACACCCGCACGGTGAGTTATTAAAAATTGTTAATAAGGTCGGCCTGTCCTGCGATCGGGTCATTATCGAGATCAGTGAACAATACCCAATTTTCTCTTCAGAGTTATTACATCAAGCCTTAGCAAGGTATCGTAATTACGGATTTTCGGTCGCTATTGATGATTTAGGGACCGGTTATGCTGGCTTAAAAGAGTGGTCCTATTTACGCCCCGACATTGTCAAAATTGATCGCTATTTTGTCGATGGCTGCCATCTAGATATCGTCAAACGTGAATTTCTACGGACTATTTTTGACTTAGGCAAAGCAACTAGCACCAGAGTTATCGCCGAAGGCATTGAGTGCAAGGAGGAGTTTGAATTATTGTGTGAACTGGGCATGGTTTACGCGCAAGGTTTTTTATTGGCCAAACCTGCCGTTGTTCCAACCAAGGTATTCCCGAGTATTGAGGTCGAAAAGCCAACATCATATCAACATAATAATAGTGCTGACACGATCAAACAGCTAGCAAGTTCGTCCTCCACTTGTGATATTACTGAAAAAATTGGCACCCTCTATAAAATCTTAGTCGCTAATCCGAAAATTCAATGTATTCCAGTATTACAGAACCAGATCCCGGTTGGTTTAGTTAACCGTCATCAACTAATGGAACGCTTCTCAGATATTTATGGCCACGCACTGTTAGCAGGTAAAAATATTGACGAATTTATGGATCTTAAGCCAGTAGTTTTAGACCAATTAACATCATTAGACCAAGCCAGTCTTTTTATTACTCAGCGTAATGATGAAGAGTTTAGCCAATATTTCATCATTACATCGCATGAAAAGTATCTTGGCATAGCTTCAAGCCGCGAGCTGCTGCGCCGAATAACGGAGGTTAAAATTGAAAATGCCCGTTACGCTAACCCGTTAACTATGCTGCCTGGCAACGTGCCGATTGAAAAAGAAATTGATTACCTGCTCGCCCAACAACAGTCTTTTCAACTAGCCTATGTTGATGTCGACCACTTTAAACCTTTTAATGATGTTTACGGTTATGCAGTCGGTGATTTATTACTGAAATTATTGGCGCAAATTATTTGCTCTAATTGCCGCCGCAACGATATTTTTGTCGGCCATATCGGTGGTGATGATTTTATCATTTTATTTAAACATGGTAATTCGCAAGCGATATGTAAAAATATCTTGGCGGATTTCAAACAACAAACGTTACAGTTTTTTGATCGCAAGGCAATC is part of the Gammaproteobacteria bacterium genome and encodes:
- a CDS encoding sugar ABC transporter substrate-binding protein, yielding MTIKRILPAILGAGIAASIPLAEAATTITIGTVNNGDMVRMQGFTGEFEQSHPDIKLKWVVLEENVLRQRLTTDIATQGGQFDVMTIGAYEAPIWGKKGWLTAMDNLPAAYDVDDIFPAVKGALSADGTLYALPFYAESSMTYYRKDLFEKNGLVMPNQPSWDQVMSFAQKLHKPDQGQYGICLRGKAGWGENMALITTMSNAHGARWFDENWKPEFTGPEWTKTLSLYVDLLGKYGPPGAAANGFNENLALFNSGKCGMWVDATVAGAFVTDKSQSKVADDVGFALAPQQVTSKGAGWLWSWALAVPTSSDAKEAATAFVTWATSKEYGQLVAAKSGIAKVPPGTRASTYDNAQYMAAAPFAAKTLESLNKADANDATLKPVPYVGVQFAAIPEFQSIATQVGKLFSGALAGSMSVEKALKSAQRVTTREMKRARYYK
- a CDS encoding sugar ABC transporter permease, which codes for MNTTTLKQDVTNTSTSKESLTGIAKQNAKMSRYMVSPSVFVLMLWMIVPLSMTIYFSLIRYNLLYPNDNGFVGLENFEFFLTDESFGAGMSNTLILVGAVLLITVIFGVLISVLVNQPFWGQGIVRVMLISPFFIMPTVNALVWKNLLLDPVAGVFTAIWKFFGAQPIDWFTDYPLFSIVMIVSWQWLPFAILILMTALQSLDQEQQEAARLDGAGPWALFRHLTLPHLARPIAVVVMIETIFLLSIFAEIFTTTGGGPGYETTNLAYLIYSQALLQFDVGLASAGGLIAVLLANIAAFFLVRLVGKSLTEK
- a CDS encoding carbohydrate ABC transporter permease, which encodes MLNLKQRRRIQTIAMGTLAWIVALTIFFPIFWMILTSFKTEIDAFASPPQLIFSPTLENYISINDRSDYFHFAWNSVVVAFGSTIIGMLIAVPAAYSMAFFETKRTKSTLLWMLSTKMLPPVGVLVPIYLLFRDLGLLDTRLGLVIIYTLINLPIMVWMAYTYFKEIPKDILEAARMDGATLLQEIWRVLLPMSKGGLASTVLLSLILSWNEAFWSLNLTASEAAPLTALVASYSSPEGLFWAKLSAVSTLACAPILIFGWVSQKQLVRGLSFGAVK
- the ugpC gene encoding sn-glycerol-3-phosphate ABC transporter ATP-binding protein UgpC, with amino-acid sequence MADLTIKNLKKSYGNVEVLKGINLEITDNEFVVFVGPSGCGKSTLLRSIAGLEEVSSGKIFLDSKEITELAPAKRDLAMVFQSYALYPHMSVRKNMSFALELAGLDKKTINDKVEDAARILELEPLLERKPKDLSGGQRQRVAIGRSIVRHPKVFLFDEPLSNLDAALRIQMRLELARLHHDLKATMIYVTHDQVEAMTLADKVVVLNHGQIEQVGSPMELYHHPANKFVAGFLGMPRMSFLEGQVIGTAQGGVKVQLDSGCTVEVPVSGAGLANGSKVSLGVRPEHIHITKDNEGHFSGVLDVAEHLGSDTYCYVKTDAKEAITVRISGDFSCNFGDTVSLSLDLSHCHLFDAQGQTIHKLNRAAA
- a CDS encoding mannitol dehydrogenase family protein, with amino-acid sequence MKLNNCALPQLDNQITRPSYPRNYDQHGIVHIGVGGFHRAHQAVYTERLLESGCQGWAICGVGLRDSDQKMQQILADQDHLYTVMELDHQQETAVSVIGAITKFLFAPDNPTAVIDKLTCPLVRIVSLTITEGGYNVDDNTGLFDLNNPDIIHDLEHPTEPRTVFGYLTEALAQRKALAQKPFTVMSCDNLPHNGDVARKALLAFANKRDAELGAWIEQHVSFPNSMVDRITPMTTPEHSKWLTDNYGIEDQWPVICEPFIQWVLEDNFCNGRPPWEQVGVQFTQDVTPYEGMKIGLLNASHSAMGYLGDLAGYNSTNEVMNESGFNTFIQHFMDKDVSPILDEIPGVNLEQYKQTLIQRFSNQKMADQLSRLCMDGSSKIPKFLVPTINQLIKQDRPLERVALIIASWALYINSQDLDNIKDPMAQRLKDAVSEPLELTDNFLNLHDIFGHELINSDRFVDAFERAVMKIESFGVMVSLEALDVT
- the pgi gene encoding glucose-6-phosphate isomerase, with product MYELTKSASWHKLETLAKKNSDDRIADYFTAEPQRFNDMSLRFGGLFLDYSKNKITKEVLDSLVQLAEHSPLRQRRAQMLAGDIINVTEKRPVLHMALRNRGNEPVIVNGQDVMPDIRNGLDKLKAFSDQVRSGNWFGYSGKPIKHIVNIGIGGSDLGPNMVCRALLNYKHPELKFHFVSNVDGLHIKKVLSGLDPETTLFIVSTKTFSTQETLLNANSAKRWFMQSTGRTEAQIGQHFVAVSTNKLAALEFGINRDNIFEFWAWVGGRYSLWSSIGLPIALSIGYEGFIELLEGAYAMDRHFIEAPLSENMPVLMALIGIWNTNFLGAETQAIIPYDQALHQLPSFLQQLDMESNGKSVDSSGKPVDYTTGPIIWGQTGSNGQHAFFQLLHQGTRFVPIDFIASLPCDKENKDHQFALLTNMLAQANAFMNGDVKAGKLDYTSCPGNRPSNVLLLDELNPHNLGALIALYEHKVFVQGAIWNINSFDQWGVQLGKRLATEISRNIELQSTDYDGSTQGLLEIVKQHLGRCDSSSDTTQSSTTTKQG
- a CDS encoding carbohydrate kinase, encoding MDKVISFGEALVDMLSTKIDNKNSDSPEAFIKFPGGAPANVAAAIGKLGGRSYFAGKIGQDMFGDFMRESLEQAQVRTDYILQTDQAKTALAFVSLDDEGERSFEFYRSPSADLLFTADDFKAEWFTESGIFHYCSNTLTEVNIQNATMAGIERAKSAGFTISFDVNLRVNLWPTGRDPFELIWQCIKQSDIIKVCVEELDFLCRNQTREQVLKEMLAAGVALILVTDGGNSLNYYTQSGEGKITPPKVKMVDSTAAGDAFMGGFLYALAEHNVSKKGLTAVTADIAALETMLNFGCSCGAHAVTHQGAFTSLATQADLVALKAS
- a CDS encoding GGDEF domain-containing protein, which encodes MHNLLHEILNYQQITTLFQPIFDVELQEIIGYEALSRGPQDSPLYSASRLFEVATQCGCLSQLELLTRNLAIERFAAQKLSGKLFLNVSPMLLTDPKHPHGELLKIVNKVGLSCDRVIIEISEQYPIFSSELLHQALARYRNYGFSVAIDDLGTGYAGLKEWSYLRPDIVKIDRYFVDGCHLDIVKREFLRTIFDLGKATSTRVIAEGIECKEEFELLCELGMVYAQGFLLAKPAVVPTKVFPSIEVEKPTSYQHNNSADTIKQLASSSSTCDITEKIGTLYKILVANPKIQCIPVLQNQIPVGLVNRHQLMERFSDIYGHALLAGKNIDEFMDLKPVVLDQLTSLDQASLFITQRNDEEFSQYFIITSHEKYLGIASSRELLRRITEVKIENARYANPLTMLPGNVPIEKEIDYLLAQQQSFQLAYVDVDHFKPFNDVYGYAVGDLLLKLLAQIICSNCRRNDIFVGHIGGDDFIILFKHGNSQAICKNILADFKQQTLQFFDRKAIDNQGYLATSRNGEQLFFELVSLSIGVVSPDVYCFRSHVEISHQASEAKKQAKKIKGNSLFYCRRHQQSSALIMAEKSA